The following nucleotide sequence is from Anaerohalosphaeraceae bacterium.
CAACAGACAAACCCCCAGCCCCGTCATCGCATAATAAACCTGCGCAACCTCCTCTATACTCAACGCATAATTATAAATCCGCACATCATCCAGATGCCCTTCAAATACCTCCCCACCCTCTATCCCCACGCCCAGCGTCAGCTGAGCCGTCGTATCCATCGGCAAACCATACGCCCCTTCCGTCCGGAATACCCCATCCACATACACCCGGGCCGAGGTGCCCGTATAAACCACACAAATATGCCGCCAGCGATTCTCCAAAGGAAGTCCGCCCTCTACTGACAGCAGCGTCCCTTCCGGCCAGGTCTCCATCTGAACATCCAGACCCGATGCTCCGCCCGACGGCCGTTTGGCCCATAGACTGAGTGTCATCGCACCCGTCCCGCCCGTCAGGTCCAGCGGCTCCGTCACCGCCCAGCCCGAATCCGCTCCGATTTCGACCGCGCCCTGCGGCTGCCCGTCCGCCCCTTCCGCAAACACCGGAACCCCAAAAGCCGATGCCGGACGTCCGGATACAGCGTCCACATACACCCCGCCCACATAGTCCGAGGCGTCCAGCGTCCAGTGCGCCAGCAGCCCCTCCACGGTCAGACGGGCCGTCTGGGTATTCTGGAAAAAGCCGGATTCATTGCCCACTCGACAGTAGTACAAACCTGCATCGGAAACGGCAACACTATGCAGGGTCAATCGTGAGGTATATGTTTGCCCGTTTGCGAACAGCTCAACAGTCGTATTCGGCAAGGCGGCCTCTACAGGTTCATCCCCCTGAAGGCCTTTTTGAAACCATTGAACGACCGGGGCGGTTTCACTTGTAAAAGTTGTCTCAAAAACAGCCGGCTGTGCTTCCCGAACCTGTACGGGGCTCGGATGAATCAAAACAACAGGAAGGCCGGTATTCAGATACGGAAGCGTCAGGTTCGTTCCGGCCGAAACATAAATATCATCCACACGAACCGGGCCGTAGCCGGTGCCTCG
It contains:
- a CDS encoding LamG-like jellyroll fold domain-containing protein, with translation MRRTKCLLILFLFIGWPAGGAFLFDNFESYPTGALPSPWVVTGGSPVVGQESSGNRYMESYGSYRTLGQLAVPAADTETTLFFRLYKPAGTEPDCSVGLSRLAAPTGDWNDFECYVVVVGGELRARNGTVNTAILNPFSAGIWYNIWLVINNLNNTYDVYVTTGQNAATAADRRADDFVFRNSTSGPLQSFKVYGRGTGYGPVRVDDIYVSAGTNLTLPYLNTGLPVVLIHPSPVQVREAQPAVFETTFTSETAPVVQWFQKGLQGDEPVEAALPNTTVELFANGQTYTSRLTLHSVAVSDAGLYYCRVGNESGFFQNTQTARLTVEGLLAHWTLDASDYVGGVYVDAVSGRPASAFGVPVFAEGADGQPQGAVEIGADSGWAVTEPLDLTGGTGAMTLSLWAKRPSGGASGLDVQMETWPEGTLLSVEGGLPLENRWRHICVVYTGTSARVYVDGVFRTEGAYGLPMDTTAQLTLGVGIEGGEVFEGHLDDVRIYNYALSIEEVAQVYYAMTGLGVCLLSHTGEYDLTGPAGVPDCVVDLYDLAAFASFWLDIYTLPDLAGLACQWKKTFLYPN